From the Candidatus Eisenbacteria bacterium genome, one window contains:
- the udk gene encoding uridine kinase, translating into MSRPVVIGIAGGTGSGKTTLAARIAKILEGESVAALHHDAYYIDRSDLSTEDRAALNYDHPSAFDNRMLMGHLDELLAGRPVERPVYSFVTHTRTDETVPVHAAPIILLEGILVLENPELRERMDIRIFVDCDEDERLIRRLRRDIRERGRTIPAAIEQYLTTVKPMHRQFVEPSKRYADLIVPRGGRNQVALDMILARIRSILEEGGRH; encoded by the coding sequence ATGTCCCGTCCGGTGGTCATCGGCATCGCGGGGGGGACCGGGTCGGGCAAGACGACCCTCGCCGCGCGGATCGCGAAAATTCTGGAAGGAGAGTCGGTCGCCGCTCTTCATCACGACGCCTACTACATCGACCGGAGCGATCTCTCCACGGAGGATCGGGCCGCCCTCAACTACGACCACCCCTCCGCCTTCGACAACCGCATGCTCATGGGACATCTGGACGAGTTGTTGGCCGGCCGGCCGGTCGAGCGGCCGGTGTACAGTTTCGTCACCCACACCCGGACCGACGAGACGGTGCCCGTGCACGCGGCGCCGATCATTCTGCTCGAAGGGATCCTGGTTCTCGAGAACCCCGAGCTTCGCGAGAGGATGGACATCCGGATCTTCGTGGACTGCGACGAGGACGAGCGTTTGATCCGCCGCCTTCGCCGGGACATCCGGGAGAGGGGGCGGACCATCCCCGCCGCGATCGAGCAGTACCTGACCACCGTGAAACCGATGCACCGACAGTTCGTGGAGCCGTCGAAACGGTACGCCGACCTGATCGTCCCTCGGGGCGGGCGGAACCAGGTGGCGCTCGACATGATTCTCGCCCGGATCCGATCGATCCTGGAGGAAGGGGGGCGCCATTGA